The DNA segment GTTTCCGCTATAGAAACGCACTTCTTCATGTTTATGCAATGAATACCAGATTTATATTAAAGTATTAATATGTATTATCAGAATATCGGAACTACAGCCCCATTGTACTTGCTGTTTATAAATTCTTTTACTTTATCACTGAGCAGTGCTTCTTTCAATGCTTGAATAGCAGGATTATTTTCATTGCCCTGTTTCACAACAAGAATATTTGCATATGTTTTCGCCGCGTCCGAATTTTTATCTTCTACTACCAGGGCATCGCTCACTTTAAGCCCTGCTTCTATCGCGTAGTTGCCGTTGATGACAGCAAGTTCCACATCAGAGAGTGAACGAGCAAGTTGAGCTGCTTCAATTTCTTTTATTTTCAGCTTTTTAGGGTTGGATTCAATATCCAGAACAGTTGCGGTAAAACCGACATTTGCCTTTAACTTGATGAGTCCCTGTGCCTCCAAAAGTTTCAAGGCTCTTGCTTCGTTTGTCCCGTCATTTGGAATCGCAATTGTTCCACCATCGGGAACATCTGCAAGCGCCTTAGTTTTACCAGCATAGATGCCAAATGGCTCATAATGGACAGCAGCTACTGATACGAGATGTGTGCCGTGCTTTTGATTGAAGTCTGTCAGGTATGGCTGATGCTGAAAATAATTTGCATCAAGCTCTCCGCTTTCAGTCGCGGTGTTGGGGATGACATAGTCGTTGTATTTTACTATTTCAAGATTATACCCTTTTTCTGCAAGAGCATCTTTCACGGCTTCCAGAATCTCAGCATGCGGAGTTACACTTGCACCGACTTTAATCGTCTTCTTCTCAGTATTTACAGCAGTGCTGGGTGTATTTCCTGCATTAGTTGTCGTATTTGCTGTACTTTTTGAATTTGAGCAGC comes from the Bacillota bacterium genome and includes:
- a CDS encoding MetQ/NlpA family ABC transporter substrate-binding protein, coding for MKKLIAVFLSSVLAVTAFTGCSNSKSTANTTTNAGNTPSTAVNTEKKTIKVGASVTPHAEILEAVKDALAEKGYNLEIVKYNDYVIPNTATESGELDANYFQHQPYLTDFNQKHGTHLVSVAAVHYEPFGIYAGKTKALADVPDGGTIAIPNDGTNEARALKLLEAQGLIKLKANVGFTATVLDIESNPKKLKIKEIEAAQLARSLSDVELAVINGNYAIEAGLKVSDALVVEDKNSDAAKTYANILVVKQGNENNPAIQALKEALLSDKVKEFINSKYNGAVVPIF